A single Cannabis sativa cultivar Pink pepper isolate KNU-18-1 chromosome 7, ASM2916894v1, whole genome shotgun sequence DNA region contains:
- the LOC115696994 gene encoding berberine bridge enzyme-like 21, whose protein sequence is MIPLTLIFVLLNIFYSSSLLAGSTPANESYYLPFLQCMQNSTKSIKVKDIIYNEANPSYTSVLRAYIRNSRFNTSSTLKPSLIITPATESDVAAAVLCTKATSLRLKTRSGGHDYAGVSYTSTVPFVILDMFQLRSVTVDVADQSAWVQAGATLGELYYNIWNKSKVLGFPAGICPTVGAGGHISGGGYGNMIRKYGLASDYVIDAKIVDAKGNILDRKQMGEDLFWAIRGGGGASFGVILSYKIKLVQVPETVTVFNAERTLENKNDSMTDFVVQWQKVAPTTDEGLFMRMLVQPSTSTVTKGEKTMKVTIVAQYLGNADTLVSVMGKEFPLLGLKKEDCKELSWINSVLWWLKLKNDTATPEVLLDRNVNSAIFGIRKSDYVQKEISATVLESIWKKMTPGKVGLVFNPYGGKMNKVPSTETPFPHRAGNLFKVQYSVGWKEDEAQAESKYLEEIRSLYSFMTPYVSQNPRSAFLNYRDLDIGINNFGKNSYEEGKVYGVKYFGNNFDRLVKVKSAVDPENFFKSEQSIPVLISPAKAYRKTLQ, encoded by the exons ATGATTCCTCTAACTTTGATTTTTGTTCTTCTTAACATTTTTTATTCATCTTCATTGTTAGCAGGATCAACACCAGCAAATGAATCATATTACTTACCATTCCTTCAATGTATGCAAAATAGCACAAAAAGCATTAAGGTGAAGGACATAATCTATAACGAAGCCAACCCTTCCTACACCTCTGTTCTCCGAGCCTACATTAGAAACTCTCGTTTCAACACTTCCTCTACCTTAAAGCCTTCCCTCATCATCACCCCCGCCACCGAGTCCGACGTGGCCGCTGCCGTGTTATGCACCAAAGCCACTAGCCTCCGCCTCAAAACTCGAAGCGGCGGACATGACTATGCCGGCGTATCGTACACCTCTACCGTCCCATTTGTCATCCTTGACATGTTCCAGCTCCGATCAGTCACCGTGGATGTTGCTGATCAATCGGCTTGGGTTCAGGCCGGCGCTACGCTCGGTGAGCTTTACTACAACATTTGGAACAAAAGCAAGGTACTTGGCTTCCCGGCCGGAATATGCCCGACTGTTGGCGCAGGCGGACACATCAGTGGTGGAGGTTATGGTAATATGATTAGAAAATATGGCTTGGCTAGTGACTATGTCATTGATGCTAAAATAGTGGACGCCAAAGGTAACATTCTTGACAGAAAACAAATGGGGGAAGATCTTTTCTGGGCCATCCGAGGTGGTGGCGGAGCCAGTTTTGGTGTCATTTTGTCTTACAAGATCAAGCTCGTTCAG GTTCCGGAAACCGTGACTGTTTTCAACGCTGAAAGGACCTTAGAAAACAAGAATGATAGCATGACTGATTTCGTTGTCCAATGGCAAAAGGTTGCCCCAACCACAGATGAAGGCCTTTTCATGAGAATGCTCGTACAACCATCTACTTCTACTGTCACAAAAGGAGAGAAGACAATGAAAGTAACCATCGTTGCCCAATATCTCGGCAATGCTGACACACTCGTTTCTGTTATGGGAAAAGAGTTTCCACTGTTGGGATTGAAGAAGGAGGATTGTAAggaattgagttggatcaattCCGTTCTTTGGTGGCTTAAATTGAAAAACGACACTGCTACCCCCGAAGTTTTGCTGGATCGGAATGTTAACTCGGCGATTTTCGGCATAAGAAAGTCGGATTACGTTCAGAAAGAAATATCTGCAACTGTGTTGGAATCGATTTGGAAAAAGATGACTCCAGGCAAAGTAGGACTGGTTTTCAATCCTTATGGAGGAAAAATGAACAAGGTTCCTTCGACGGAGACTCCTTTTCCTCATCGAGCTGGGAATCTTTTTAAGGTTCAATACTCAGTAGGTTGGAAAGAAGACGAGGCTCAAGCCGAGAGCAAATATTTGGAAGAGATAAGGAGTCTTTATAGTTTTATGACTCCATATGTGTCCCAAAATCCAAGGTCTGCTTTCTTGAATTATAGGGACTTGGACATTGGTATCAATAACTTTGGTAAGAATAGCTATGAGGAAGGAAAGGTTTATGGAGTGAAATACTTTGGCAACAATTTTGATAGGCTGGTGAAGGTGAAGAGTGCAGTTGATCCAGAGAACTTCTTTAAGAGTGAACAGAGTATCCCTGTTCTAATTTCTCCTGCAAAAGCTTATAGAAAAACTTTACAATAG